The genomic segment CACTGCGGAAAGGGATGTCAACGGCGTCCGCGAGAGCGGCCCCCTGGAGGGAAACGTGCGTGTCGGCCGGGGCGAGCGGGAAAAGTGCGTCGCGATGAAGGGGAATCGGAAATCCCGCCCTAGGGGCGAGAGCCGTCTTCCACTTCCGCAATCAGGTTGTCAAGGAAGCCGACTTTATCCTTCAGCTTCTCCGAAGCCCACCGGCGTCCTTTCGACTCTATTTCCTCCAGCACCAGGCCGAGGGAATAGGGCTGGCGTCTTTTCCCGTTCTCCCATTCCAGGAGAACCTCGGGACGGACGCCGAGGACGGAGGCCAGGTCCTCCAGGCTGAAGTGATTCCTCTCGCGCCACTTCTTCAGTGTCTGAGCATGCATGGCCAGAAAACCGCGGTGCATCGGAAAAGGCTGCACGGACTAAATTCAAGTATAGTACAACCGGGAAAGAGAGCAACCACCCGCAGGTTGCAGCTCGGGGGCTTCACGGTGGCCGCCCGGTGGCGGCGGAGGCCTCCCCAAGGGGCACATTATCTTTAAAATCCAAGGAGGAGCGGGCCCTATGGAGGAAACGTAATTTGTGCTACATTATTATTTAAGAGACCAGGTTCCGGTCGAGGCAAAGGTGGTGTAACGATGAAGAATTACCGGTTCAGGGTCGAGCAGAACTACGTCATTCAAAAGACCATCAGCTCCGTCTTGAAGGTCGCGCTCGAGCCGGTCCCGATAGAGGAACAGATTGAGCGCATTCTTGACCTGGTCCTCGGGGTGCCGGGCCTCTCACCGGAGCCCGTGGGCGCCATCTACCTGGTGGGAGAGGAGCCCGACGTGCTCGTTCTAAAGGCCTCCCGCACGCTGCCGGGTTCCCGGCACGTCTTCTGCGAGAAAGTTCCCTTCGGGAAATGCCTGTGCGGACGGGCGGCAGCCGCCCGGACGATGGTATTTGCGGACCATGTCGACAACCGCCACGAGATCCGCTGCCCGGAGGAATTCTCCCACGGGCATTACTGTCAGCCGGTGGTTTCGGGCGAGGAGGTGCTCGGCCTTATCAACCTGGTAGTGGAGGAAGGGCACCGGAGGACCAAGGAGGAAGAGGAGTTTCTTTCGGCGGTTGCCGACGCCCTGGCCGGCATCATCGGGCGGCACCGCTCGGAAACGGATAAACGGAGGATTCTGGAGCAGTGCGCCGAATCCGAAAAACTCGCGGCGCTCGGGAGACTGACCGCCAGTGTCGCACACGAGATCCGAAACCCCCTGACCGCCATCGGGGGATTCGCCAGAAGGCTTGACAAGAGATTCGAGGAAGGCACCGCGGAGAAGGAGTACACCGGGGTCATCATTTTCGAGGTTGCGAGGCTGGAGAACATCCTGCGCAACGTCCTCACTTTTTCGGGCGTCGCCAAGCCTCGCGTGAGAAAGTGCGACGTCCGTGACATAAGCGAGAGGGCCCTCAGGACTTTCGAGGAAATCTGCAGCGAACAGTCCATAACCATAAAGAGGTCCTACCAGGAGCTCCCGCAGATAGATGCGGACGGAGAACTCCTCCTGGAGGCCGTGGAAAACCTCATATCCAACGCGATAGACGCGATGCCCGGCGGCGGCACACTCACCGTCGCAGCGGGCATGAAAGCCGCCAAGGAGAGGTCCTATGTGACGGTGAAAGTGGGAGATACGGGCCGGGGGATAGAGCCGGAGGACCAGAAATATATTTTCGAGCCTTTCTTCACCCGGAAGGCCGGGGCGAGAGGGGCCGGGCTGGGGCTCTCCATTACAAAGAAGATAGCGGAGGAACACGGCGGGTTCGTCAAGGTGCAGAGCGCGCCGGGGGCGGGTTCCACTTTCAGTCTCTATCTCCTGGCGCCGGAATCCTGAAAGCCTTGCCGCCTCTTAGCCGCCGCCGATTTCCTTCAGTATCTCCCTGACCGTCTCCTCCGGGACTTCCAGGCGGTAGCGGCTCCGCAGTTGCAGCCGGATGGTCCCGGGGTCCCTAAAGCCGGCCTCTCTCAGTCCCCGGATGAAGGCGGTGGCATCCTCCCAGAAGTGCCAGGGGAATATCACCCACCGCCACTTCACGAGCTTGCGGACATAATAGTCCGGCACCGTCCTAGAGACCGCCTTGTGCAGGACGGTCGCGGACCTGAGCTGGGCGGGGCGGAACCGGCCCAGGTAATCAAGGGTCACGTCCAGGGTGTCGCCGGTGTCGGTAATGTCGTCCACGACGAGCACCCTCCTGCCCTTTATGTCCACGCAGAGGGGGAACCTCAAAACCGCCTTCTCGCCGGGCGCGGCCGTTATCCCCCAGTGCTCCACCTTCACCGTCGTGAGGTCCTTTATGTGCAGGTAGTCGCAGAGGACCCGTGCCGGTACGAGGCCTCCCCTCCCTATGGCCACGACCATGTCCGGGCTGAAGCCCGAGGCCCTTATCTTGCCGGCCAGGGCCTTGCAGTCCCGGGCCACCCTCCTCCAGGTGAGGACCTCGCAGCGGACCGGCTTGGGCGGCGGGGGCGGCATTGCCGTGACGCTCTCCTTTCTCTGAAGAAATATACCCCGTCACGGGCGGCCAGGCAATCCCCGGAGGGGAGCACGCTTCCCCCTTCGAGAGAGCCTCGATGCGCGGGCGCGGCATCCGTGCATGAAAAGAACCCTTTAAATAATTATGAAAAGATTGTGAACCGCGCTTGACAACGGTCTCCCCGGTGATACCATCTATGTGTAAATCCGGGGCGGGGCCGGGGGGAGTGAAATGAGCACCTCACCTGCACAGGGCCGGCGGGCGGTACTTCTTAAATACAAGATACACTGGCACGTGGTGTTCACCCATTTTCCGATATCCTTCTTCATGCTCTCGTTCGGGTTCATGGCCCTGCACCATGCGACCGCACGGGCGTGCTTCGAGCTGTCGGCATACGTCAGCCTTCTCGCCGGCGCGGCTGCGATGCTGCCCACGGCACTGAGCGGCTGGCTTACATGGAAAGGCCGGTACAGAGGAATGAAGGGCAAGGTATTCATATACAAGATGAGAATAGCCTTTGCCATGATTGCCTTGAGCTTTCTTCTGGTCTTCATCCGCTCCGTCTTCCCCGACGCGCTTCATACCGGGTGGTTATGGCTCTATTCGTTCGGCATGTTGCTTCTTCTTCTGGGGGCCGGGGCCGAGGGGTACTACGGCGGCCGGCTGAACCATCGTTAAGCCCGTGAGGAGGGCGCAGTGGCGCAATTCCGTGACATCGAGGACATGATTGAAATTCTCAACCTGGCAATCGCCAGGCAGGAGGCGGAGGAGGAGTTCTTCCGGCGCTCCGCCGAGGCCTCCTCCAACGAGGTGGCCAAGGCCCTGTTTGCCGAAATAGCCGAGGACCTCTCGGCCTACCGCCGGGGCCTGGAGGCGCGCAAAGAGAAGCTCCTCCATGCGAAAGAGGACCTCGGCGGGCGCCCCGCGGTATCGGAGGCTGCGGGGGAAGGCGCCGGAACGGCCCGGGACCCCGTGTGCGGCATGAAGGTGGACGCGGCCAGGGCGGAACACGTCTCAACGTACAAGGGCAAGACGTATTCCTTCTGCTCCGCCGACTGCAAGAAGGCCTTCGACCTCGCACCGGAAAAATACGTGAAAGAATAACCCTCTTTGGCGAAAATCACGATGCCTCCGGGGCAACGGAAGCGGTGCCCGTGCCGCCGAGCACCGTCATCGCGGCCGTACATGCGCGGTTTTTGAAGGCGGAGAAGGCCGAAGCGTAAAGCCCTGGAGGAGGGACCTTTAAACGAGTCCGCATGAGGCTCGAAAACACATCGAGGCCCGATGCAGAGAAAAAGACTCCCCATAATCGTCATTGTCGTCATTACGGCGTTTATTACCTATCTGCACTACTCCGAGGCCCCCGGCATCCGCGAGCTCCACAGGATATATACCGAGCTTTACTACATACCGGTCCTTATCGCGGCTATCGCATTCGGGTCGCGGGGTGCGATACTGACGTTCGTGCTGGTCTGCGCGCTTTACCTTCCGTATATTTTCTTCTCCCGGGTCGAGACGGTCCTCACCCTCACCGACCAGCTGCTGCATCTCGTGCTCTTCGGGATATTCTCGGTCCTCGCCGGCCTCCTGGTGGACCGGGAAAGGAAATCGAGCAGGCAGGCCGAGAGGGCCGAATACCTCGCCGGCCTGGGGCAGGCGGCCACGACCATCGTGCACGAGCTCAAGAACCCTCTGATTACCATTCTCGGCTTTGCCGGACGGATTGAAAAGGGCAAGGGGAACGCCCGGGAATCCGCACGGGTGATATCGGAATCGGCCCGGACGATGCAGAAGATAGTGAGCGACGTACTGGACTTTGCCAGGCCTGCCACGCTCTCGCTTGAGGAAAACGACGTTTCGGAAGCGGTGCGCCGGGCGTGCGATTTCTGCAGGGCCAAGGCCGAGAAACGCGCCGTGGGCCTCTCGCTTGACCTTCCCGCCGAGCCGTTAACCGCCATGGCGGACCACTACCGCCTCGAGCGCGTGTTCACAAACCTCATCGACAACGCCGTGGACGCATCGGCGCAGGGCCAGACCGTGTCGGTCTCGGCACGCATGGAAAAGGGCAACGTCCTGGCCAGAATAAAAGACAGCGGGCCGGGTATCGACAGGGAAGCCCTCCAAAAAATCTTCACGCCCTTCTATACGACAAAGAGCGCCGGGACGGGCCTGGGCATGGCGATAGCCAAGAAGGTCGTCGACGAGCACGGAGGAAACATCCGCATCCAGAGCGAGCCCGGGAAGGGAACGGAAGTGACGGTAGAGCTGCCCCGCAAGGAGGAGAGCCCCTGAAAACCCGGCCCGGATAGAGATCAAAGACATTTATCCCCGTTTCGGGATCTTCCTGTTTGTGTTAAGATGACCAAAAAGGTAAATCAAGTTGTTGGCAACATGAAGAAGGATGCTGATAATGCCGCGATTGTTTAAAGTTGGGATTTATACCGGCTGCCTGGTTCTGCTTATATATCTCGCCTTCAGGTTATACATTCGCGACGTCACATTCCTAATACCGTTTATACTGGGTCTTGTGTTTGTCTGCGTGTCACTGCTAGGCCTTGTTATTTGGCTTTTTGTCCGGCCATCCTTCTCGAAATTTCGGGAAGCGGCGATTTCTCTTCTTGTGGTCGCGTTAACAGTTTTTTTGCCAATGTCTCATTTTCGGTTGCTTGGACACTATTTCTCTGGCCTCGTCAACAGGTCCATTTACACGAACGTGGCAAAGGATGGTATCTGTTCGCAACCGCGCCTGTAGAACTCCTGCAGAAGATGCGCCAGGTGCTCGATGCGGCGTACTAACTGAGGAGTTCAAGACTAATCAACGAATTATCCCGTCTTGAAGCCACGGCTTTGTGGGTGGTATATGCCGCAACATTAATCACCTCGTGCTTCTTGCACACTTGGAGGGGGAAGTCGTAGTTATTCGAAATTGAGACCCTTGCGGCTTCCAGGAAGAAGAGCGCAACTCGTCAAAAGCCAAATGGCTCTGTCACAGGGAGAACTTCTGCTTGGGGTTTACGGTTGAGGGCAGCGGCAGCGCGACTCACGCTTCGAATTCGCTTCGCGGGAGGGCTGATTGTCATATGATGGACAGCAATGTACCAATGCGCAGGTTGCCATGTGCCGAGACCGGAACGGTGATCGTACTGACTTGAAGTCTTTTCTATATGGCAATATGGCTGCCTCGGCGCCGGACTTTTAGAAAGCCGTGTCTCGAAAGGACTCGGCAAACTTCCTCGCCCGAAAGCGTTCGGAGCTTACCTGATGAGGAGCGAGGGGGACCAGACGGTGGAGAAGTGGATGTTCCGGAAGGCCTTCGAGGACATGCTTCCCTGCTCCGTGGTCTGGAGGGTGAAGCAGGAGTTCTCCCAGAGCTCGGGCTCCGCCCAGGTGCTCCCGCAGTATTTCGAGGAGAAGATGAGCGACGCGGAGTTCGAGCAGTGGAAGGCGGAGCACCCGGTAATCAGGAGCAAGGAGGAGCAGTACTATTTCCGTGTCTTCACCGAGCACTCCGGCTCCGACCATGCGGTGCGCACCGAGGGGCAGTGGGCTGCCTCTGAGAGAAGACCGGAGCCGCTGTTTCAAAAAAGAAGGGTTAACGAACGGGGCAAAGCGCGGGAAAATGGGAAGAGCGTTCTCATTTGGGGTGAGCGATGGCCACGGCAATCCTCTACAGCGAGAAGATACGGGAATACGACCTCGGTCACGTCCTCACCGCAGAAAGATACCGGAACTTCATGCGCCTGTTCGAGGAGAAGCTGGGTGACAACCCTCTTTTCCAGGTGGTGGAGCCGCCCTATGCCACCGACGAAGAGGTGCGAAAGCCGGGACCCCATGGACACCCCCCTTTCCCCTCCTCTGGTAAGGGCGGCCAGGCTCATGGCCGGTGCGGGAAAGCTGGCTGGGGAGCTGGTGCAGACCGGGGAGTTCGAGAAGGCGGCCTCCATCGGCGGGGGCGTGCAGCACGCCTCCCGGGAGCAGGAGCGGGGGTTCGGGGTTTTCAGTGACACCGGCATCTGTGCCAGGAACCTGATACGAAACCATGGGGTGGAGCGGGTGATGATCATCGACACCGATGCCCACGCCAGCGAAGGCCTGTACCAGATTTTCTCGAGGGACCCCCAGGTCCTCCTGCTTTCCCTCCACCAGGACACCGGCACCCTATACCCAGGACCCGCCTGGGGCAGGGTGGAGCAGACCGGGGAGGCCGAAGGGGAGGGATACTCCATCAACGTTCCCCTCCCGCCCCATACGGGCGACGAGGCCTACGGCATGGCCCTGGAGGAGGTCTTCACCCCGGTGGCCGAGGAGTACGGGCCCGAGGTCATCCTCATGGTGGACGGGAGCGACACGCATTATAGCGATGGCATAACGCAGATGGGGCTTACCCTCAAAGGGCTCCGGGACATCGCAGGCCGGGTGCGGAAGACCGCGCACAGGGTGTGCGGGGGCAAGGTGGTGAGCTTTGTGGGCTCGGGCTACGACCGTGAGGGCCTGCTCCTGCCCCGGGGGTGGCTGGCATCCATCTGCGGGCTCACCGGCGTAGAGCTGGAGCTTGAGGAGCCCTATCCCGCCCCGCCAGGGCTCGGCAGGGGGCGCAGCCTGGAGGAAACCAGGAAGGTCATAGAGACGGTCAAGAAGCACCTGGCCCCCTACTGGGGGTGCTTCTCCCAGGCGGCATAGCGGGGGCTCTTCCGGATATAGGGGAAGACAAAGGAAACAGCACGCTGCTAATA from the Nitrospirota bacterium genome contains:
- a CDS encoding helix-turn-helix domain-containing protein, which encodes MHRGFLAMHAQTLKKWRERNHFSLEDLASVLGVRPEVLLEWENGKRRQPYSLGLVLEEIESKGRRWASEKLKDKVGFLDNLIAEVEDGSRP
- a CDS encoding ATP-binding protein, with the translated sequence MKNYRFRVEQNYVIQKTISSVLKVALEPVPIEEQIERILDLVLGVPGLSPEPVGAIYLVGEEPDVLVLKASRTLPGSRHVFCEKVPFGKCLCGRAAAARTMVFADHVDNRHEIRCPEEFSHGHYCQPVVSGEEVLGLINLVVEEGHRRTKEEEEFLSAVADALAGIIGRHRSETDKRRILEQCAESEKLAALGRLTASVAHEIRNPLTAIGGFARRLDKRFEEGTAEKEYTGVIIFEVARLENILRNVLTFSGVAKPRVRKCDVRDISERALRTFEEICSEQSITIKRSYQELPQIDADGELLLEAVENLISNAIDAMPGGGTLTVAAGMKAAKERSYVTVKVGDTGRGIEPEDQKYIFEPFFTRKAGARGAGLGLSITKKIAEEHGGFVKVQSAPGAGSTFSLYLLAPES
- a CDS encoding phosphoribosyltransferase; translation: MPPPPPKPVRCEVLTWRRVARDCKALAGKIRASGFSPDMVVAIGRGGLVPARVLCDYLHIKDLTTVKVEHWGITAAPGEKAVLRFPLCVDIKGRRVLVVDDITDTGDTLDVTLDYLGRFRPAQLRSATVLHKAVSRTVPDYYVRKLVKWRWVIFPWHFWEDATAFIRGLREAGFRDPGTIRLQLRSRYRLEVPEETVREILKEIGGG
- a CDS encoding YHS domain-containing protein, encoding MAQFRDIEDMIEILNLAIARQEAEEEFFRRSAEASSNEVAKALFAEIAEDLSAYRRGLEARKEKLLHAKEDLGGRPAVSEAAGEGAGTARDPVCGMKVDAARAEHVSTYKGKTYSFCSADCKKAFDLAPEKYVKE
- a CDS encoding ATP-binding protein, with the translated sequence MQRKRLPIIVIVVITAFITYLHYSEAPGIRELHRIYTELYYIPVLIAAIAFGSRGAILTFVLVCALYLPYIFFSRVETVLTLTDQLLHLVLFGIFSVLAGLLVDRERKSSRQAERAEYLAGLGQAATTIVHELKNPLITILGFAGRIEKGKGNARESARVISESARTMQKIVSDVLDFARPATLSLEENDVSEAVRRACDFCRAKAEKRAVGLSLDLPAEPLTAMADHYRLERVFTNLIDNAVDASAQGQTVSVSARMEKGNVLARIKDSGPGIDREALQKIFTPFYTTKSAGTGLGMAIAKKVVDEHGGNIRIQSEPGKGTEVTVELPRKEESP
- a CDS encoding asparagine synthase-related protein yields the protein MRSEGDQTVEKWMFRKAFEDMLPCSVVWRVKQEFSQSSGSAQVLPQYFEEKMSDAEFEQWKAEHPVIRSKEEQYYFRVFTEHSGSDHAVRTEGQWAASERRPEPLFQKRRVNERGKARENGKSVLIWGERWPRQSSTARRYGNTTSVTSSPQKDTGTSCACSRRSWVTTLFSRWWSRPMPPTKRCESRDPMDTPLSPPLVRAARLMAGAGKLAGELVQTGEFEKAASIGGGVQHASREQERGFGVFSDTGICARNLIRNHGVERVMIIDTDAHASEGLYQIFSRDPQVLLLSLHQDTGTLYPGPAWGRVEQTGEAEGEGYSINVPLPPHTGDEAYGMALEEVFTPVAEEYGPEVILMVDGSDTHYSDGITQMGLTLKGLRDIAGRVRKTAHRVCGGKVVSFVGSGYDREGLLLPRGWLASICGLTGVELELEEPYPAPPGLGRGRSLEETRKVIETVKKHLAPYWGCFSQAA